ACCACCTGGGGCGCCGGCAAGAATACCGAGATCATCTGGGGGCACCCCAACTCGGTGCAGTGGTACGGCATGTGCGCCCTGCCGGCGCGCTGGTACGGCTGGAACGGCCGCTATTCGCTGGCCATCGGCATGATCAACGATTTCTTCATGGCCGACGGCAGCCCGAGCCGCCCGCTCGAAGAGTGGTTCGCCTCCAAGAAGTTCTCGGCCGAAGCCGGCAACGGCACCATCGCCAATACGTTCTGGATGTTCGTCGACCGCGAGCCGCGGTTCTATGCCTCGGTTCACTTCCCCAACCAGCGCCTGTCGTACGCCTATGAGAACAAGACCGACAGCTACCAGGATGCCGACGGTTACGGCGTGGTCGATTTCTGGTACTCGGGGCTGAGCGGCAACGGCAGCACCCCGGGCGACAAGAACACCTCGGGATTCTCCGTGCGCAAGAACCTCCCGCTGGATTACCGCAGCAACAAGCAGACCAGCGAGGCGACGCGTATGCTCAACGTGCCTTTCCCCATCATCCGCCTGGGTGAGGTCTACCTCAATTACGCCGAGGCCCTGAACGAGTACTACGGCACCTCCCGGCAGGACGAAGCGCTCTATTACCTCAACGAAATCCGCACCCGTGCCGGCATCCCGGCCTACGAGGGCAGCTATTCGCAGGACGAGATGCGCGAGATGATCCGCCACGAGCGCAAGATCGAGCTGGCGTGGGAGTGCAACCGCTATTTCGACGTGCGCCGCTGGTTCACGGCCCATGGCCCCGACGGCGAGTTCAACCACGACGAATACGGGCTGGACATGTCGCGCGGTACGGGTGCCACCGACCCGGCGTTCTTCACCCTGACCAAGGTGGCCAACAAGCGCTTCGACATCCAGCACTACTTCCTGCCCATCAAGTCGTCGGAGGTCATGCTCAACACGCAGCTGGTGCAGGCGCCCTACTATTGATGGCCGCAGCCGGACACATGTTAAACTTAAAAATGGAAAATTCGCTATGAAACAGTTTTTTAAGATACTGGCGCTCGCGGCCCTGGCGCTGCCTTTCACCGGCTGCGACGTGGAGTATTCGGACATAAATATTCTGCCCGACCCGGTTTTTGAACAGAACGGGCTGTACACGGTCAATACCATATCCATCTATGACGACTACGAAACCGTCATCAATGTTTCGAGAACTGCCGGTCTGTCGAAAGAACTGGAATTGGATATCGTGGTGGACGAAACGCTGCTCGCCGAATACAACGAATTGTACAACACCGACTATAAACTGCTGGAAGCACAGTTCTACGACATTCCGAAGAATGCGCAACTTGCAAGTACGGTCAAGTCCGTCGATATTTCCGTGCGGATACATCCCAAAGCCCTGATTGCGGCCAAAGGCATGGCTGCGGCTAACAACATGCTGCTCCCCATCCGTATTTCCAATGCCTCCACGCCCGTCGAGGACGGCGGTTCGATGATGCAGGCGCTGTTGCGTTTGAGCATCGTCGAGCCGATTGTGCAGGTGGAGATGCCCGAACAGATGCCGCAGCTGGAGTTCATTCCGACCATTCCGCTGCCGCAGGAAATTACGCTGAACGCCACGGCCAATTTCAACACGCTGGAGGTGGCGAAAATCGGCTATCGGGTCAATGCATCGAAAGTCGATGCCTATAACGAGGAGCACGGCACCTCTTACCAGCTGTTGCCCGAGCAGTATTATAAAATCAAGGAATCGGATTTCGATACGGAAACGCTGGAAATCGAGAGCCGCATCGAATTCGATTGCGCTGCAATCGGCGGTGAGGGCACCTACCTGCTGCCGCTCGAAATGCATTCCGACGACTATTCGGTCGTCCAGCGGGAGCCGGTTTATGTCTTGATTCAGATGTCCGAACTCAAAATATGGGTAACGAACGTCGCTGACCTCGCAAAAACGTCGGGCAAGGGAAAAATCAGGGTACAGATGAACTCCCCGATGACTGTCGGCCAGCCTGTCGACTTCGTATTCGAACCGGAGAAGGTCGAAACCTACAACACGGAGCACGGGACTGCATTCAAGACGCTGGATGCCGCCAAGGTGGTCGTTACCCCGACTGAAATTCAGGCCGGCAGCCAATACGGCGAACTCTCGTTCGAGCTCGATCTGTCGGAATTGGATTACGACGGCGCCGATAAATACATGGTTCCGTTGACCTTCAAGAGCAGCGAACTGGTGGACGGCACGATCGTAACGGGCCCGTCGACATTCTACATCGAGGTGAACAAGACGCTCAAGGGCACCTACGACAAGGAAGTATGGGGCGAAGAAAAAAGCAACCGCGTTCTGAAACCGGCTATTTTCATCGCAGGACAGGACGGCTATGCTGAGTCGCGGAATGCGAAGAAGCAGAAGTACATCATCAATTACAACCAGACGTGGACAGGCGGCCTGATTTACTTCAATATTTCGGACGAAACGGTCGCAGGACATCCCAATCGGCGGGTACTCGTCGATTTCTCGGATCGTCCCAACGAAAGAGCTGACGGTTATGACCAGATTGTCGATTCCGGCAG
This Alistipes onderdonkii DNA region includes the following protein-coding sequences:
- a CDS encoding RagB/SusD family nutrient uptake outer membrane protein; amino-acid sequence: MKKNIVYLMLASLLLFTGCANYLDQDPEDLNSMDKIFSSKIETTKWYNRIYSDDFMVQEMHYSGQIPYFWCTDESAYILESHVRNIAEGKMSPDNYYGYTGYNLYFFVRYYQAIRHCNLFLENVDKCAELGEIDRRTMRAEARFMRAYYHYLLLRLYGPIPIVETSRSADQIGASQARNTLGECVRWINGEIDWACENGMPAARDEKFTLGLPTIGAARAIQSRMLLMVASPLFNGNSAYKNWTNHDGTVLMPQTYDKELWKDAADAAKTVIDMTEYQLLKPAADATFDEIVDNLRAVTTTWGAGKNTEIIWGHPNSVQWYGMCALPARWYGWNGRYSLAIGMINDFFMADGSPSRPLEEWFASKKFSAEAGNGTIANTFWMFVDREPRFYASVHFPNQRLSYAYENKTDSYQDADGYGVVDFWYSGLSGNGSTPGDKNTSGFSVRKNLPLDYRSNKQTSEATRMLNVPFPIIRLGEVYLNYAEALNEYYGTSRQDEALYYLNEIRTRAGIPAYEGSYSQDEMREMIRHERKIELAWECNRYFDVRRWFTAHGPDGEFNHDEYGLDMSRGTGATDPAFFTLTKVANKRFDIQHYFLPIKSSEVMLNTQLVQAPYY
- a CDS encoding DUF1735 domain-containing protein; this encodes MKQFFKILALAALALPFTGCDVEYSDINILPDPVFEQNGLYTVNTISIYDDYETVINVSRTAGLSKELELDIVVDETLLAEYNELYNTDYKLLEAQFYDIPKNAQLASTVKSVDISVRIHPKALIAAKGMAAANNMLLPIRISNASTPVEDGGSMMQALLRLSIVEPIVQVEMPEQMPQLEFIPTIPLPQEITLNATANFNTLEVAKIGYRVNASKVDAYNEEHGTSYQLLPEQYYKIKESDFDTETLEIESRIEFDCAAIGGEGTYLLPLEMHSDDYSVVQREPVYVLIQMSELKIWVTNVADLAKTSGKGKIRVQMNSPMTVGQPVDFVFEPEKVETYNTEHGTAFKTLDAAKVVVTPTEIQAGSQYGELSFELDLSELDYDGADKYMVPLTFKSSELVDGTIVTGPSTFYIEVNKTLKGTYDKEVWGEEKSNRVLKPAIFIAGQDGYAESRNAKKQKYIINYNQTWTGGLIYFNISDETVAGHPNRRVLVDFSDRPNERADGYDQIVDSGSYLDTDTGDIYFNLRVMDGAYGATGGFGIEVVLSNRADL